The following are encoded together in the Mycobacteriales bacterium genome:
- a CDS encoding fumarylacetoacetate hydrolase family protein translates to MRIARFSVEGDVAFGIVEGDEVAALVSHPFGPLSFTGDRYPLDAVRLLAPVIPSKVVAIGKNYADHAREMGGEPPAAPVMFLKPSTAVVGPGDPVARPPGVERLDYEGELAVVVGRLARDVPAERALDVVLGYTCANDVTARDQQAADGQWTRAKGYDSFCPLGPWVETGLDPAASRVTTTLNGATKQDAATSLLLHDVPALVAYVTKVMTLLPGDVILTGTPAGVGPMEVGDEVAVTVAGVGTLTNHVVARTPHDAARSARGAAGTPEEL, encoded by the coding sequence GTGCGCATCGCGAGGTTCTCCGTCGAGGGCGACGTGGCGTTCGGCATCGTCGAGGGCGACGAGGTCGCGGCGCTGGTGTCGCACCCGTTCGGACCGTTGTCGTTCACCGGCGACCGGTACCCGCTCGACGCCGTCCGACTCCTCGCCCCGGTCATCCCCAGCAAGGTCGTCGCGATCGGCAAGAACTACGCCGACCACGCCCGCGAGATGGGCGGCGAGCCGCCCGCGGCGCCGGTGATGTTCCTCAAGCCGTCGACCGCCGTCGTCGGCCCCGGCGACCCCGTCGCGCGGCCCCCGGGCGTCGAACGCCTCGACTACGAGGGGGAGCTGGCCGTGGTCGTCGGGCGGCTGGCGCGGGACGTGCCGGCCGAGCGCGCGCTCGACGTGGTGCTCGGCTACACCTGCGCCAACGACGTGACCGCCCGCGACCAGCAGGCCGCCGACGGGCAGTGGACGCGGGCCAAGGGGTACGACTCGTTCTGCCCGCTGGGGCCGTGGGTCGAGACCGGCCTGGACCCGGCCGCGAGCCGCGTGACGACGACGTTGAACGGCGCGACGAAGCAGGACGCGGCGACCTCGCTGCTGCTGCACGACGTGCCGGCGCTGGTGGCGTACGTGACAAAGGTGATGACGCTGCTGCCGGGCGACGTGATACTCACCGGCACCCCGGCGGGGGTCGGGCCGATGGAGGTGGGCGACGAGGTGGCGGTGACGGTGGCCGGGGTCGGCACGCTGACCAACCACGTGGTGGCCCGGACACCCCACGACGCCGCTCGCTCCGCTCGCGGCGCCGCGGGGACCCCGGAGGAGCTGTGA